The DNA window AATGACACACTCTTCACTCACACACATCACATCAGTTCAGTGAATCTAGCTTAAAGTTTAAGTACAAActaaaagcacaaataaacatatttgatgGATCATTAGACTGAGGTCTAAAATGTCACAGAGAACAAAACATGATACGCAGAAAGTTTTACTCAAGCAGGATAAACTAAATCATTGAAATAATGACACTGTTCTCTCCTTTAGCATTGCTGAAATTAGCTGTGCTGTTTAgataagtacaaatatgttaaCATCCAGTAAAAACTATTGGATAATTAAGGTTTTTAATTATGCCAGAGATTATTTCGTATTTTcccaaacaaaataattaaaataatcaaaaaaaaaatattgtaaaatattattgcaattaaacatttattactattattattgttgttatctttATACtttgtgtataaatatattttcattcatgaaGACACAATAATTGATTAAAACCAACtctaaaatatagatttttgctttaaccttttatttttaatttgaaataaatcctgtaattttcaaCATTTCATTCATCAAAAAAtccttaaaaaggttttaaaaaagctattattttctCCAAAATGCTTTCAGAATTGACATTAATTAAAATTTGTAAAGATTGAAAATCCTAAAATTTGACTGAGAGTGAATGTGTTGTTGATTGTGAGAGCTGGGATTTATATTAGTTAaaagaaaactattttttttgaTGCTACGCAATtatcaaattgcaaaaaaaagcCAAGAAAACATTCCTTCTCCTTTGTTTCATAAAATATCCAACCaagaaaaaaagcataaacattgacatttcaattaaaacaataaatatatcatTTACACTGTTTCACATGTGAGTCAAATATGATCTTACTCCAGTTTTTCAAGTTTACAGCGAGGATCCTCCAGTACAGCAGAGAGAAGAGTCACTGAATCTCCTAGTTTATTCCAGGACAGATCCAGATCTCTCAGATGTTCAGggtttgatctcagagctgaagccaAAGCAGCACAACCTTCATCTGTGAGACCACAATAATACAACCTGTTGAGAACAATGACACACTCTTCACTCTCTCACATCACATCCGTTTTTAACattgaatttattaataaaagtacaAACTAATGACACAAATCAACATGTTTGATTAACTAAAATGTCACAGATGACAAAACATGATCAGAACACACCAATCATTCCATCAGGATAAATAGCTATTTATCGTAAATAATAAGATGAAtatttacttgtgtgtgtgtgcagtgcatgaACTAAACTTATTTGTCAATTGTCaccaattattttaattattttccatatgaCTCTGTTCTCACTGTTAGCATTGCTGAAATGTGCTGTGCTGTTTATTTTAGTAGTAATGTGTATATGATCAGTGAAAACTTTGGGATAATtaagatttttatgtttttgaaactGCTGCCTCCAGGACCCGGGTAAGAAACAGATAATGCATTGATGAAGGGATGGATATACTTTACACTGTTTTAAACGTGTGAGAGTCAAATATGATCTTACCTCAgtttctccagtttacagtgaggATCCTCCAGTACAGCAGAGAGAAGAGTCACTGAATCTCCTAGATTATTCCCAGAAAGATTCAGTTCTCTCAGGTGTTCAGGGTTTGATCTCAAAGCTGAAACCAAAGCAGCACAACCTTCATCTGTGACACCACAATAACTCAACCTGTAGAGAACAATGACACACTCTTTACCCTCTCACATCACATCAGTTCAGTGAATCTATTATTAAAGTTTAAGTACAAACTAAAGCACGAATGAACATGTCTGATGGATCATTAGACTGAGGTCTAAAATGCCACAAAGAACAAAACATGATCATCAGTAGAAAGTTTTATTCAAGCAGGATAAACATCTATTCAATGTAAATAATAAGATAATAgcaaaatcactgaaataatgACGCTGTTCACACAATGTTAACATTGCTGAAATATGCTGTGCTGTTTATATCAGTAGAAATATGAACACAAGCAATGGGAACTTTGGGataattaaagtttttaatgtttttgacaaAAGTCTCTTTACGGCTCAATAATGAAGTGTTATTTCATTATAACAAAAAACTTATTAAAACATTAGGAGATATTACtacaatataaacatttaatattattgttgttgttattaataacaacattatactttttaaagatattttttaatcatgaaaacacaataaattgattaaaaccaactgtaaaatcaatatttttttatcttaattttatttagaattttaaatagGGGCAGcatagtggcgcagtgggtagcgctgtcgcctcacagcaagaaggtcactagttcgagcctcggctgggtcagttggcatttctgtgtggagtttgcatgttctccctgtgttgatgtgtgggtttcctccacatgctgcggttttccccacaagtccaaagtcatgcggtacaggtgaatttagtaagctaaattgtccgtagtgtatggacgtgtatgggtgtttctcagtgatgggttgcaactggaaaggcatctgctgagtaaaacatatgctgtataagttggcggttcattccgttgtggcgaccacagatttataaaaggactaagccgaaaagaaaatcaatgaatgaatgaatttaaaataaatcctGTTTTTTTAGCATTGCATTCATCAAAAAATCCTGTAAAGTCAAAAAatctactagtttagaaaaatgCTTTCAACattgacatacatttaaaaaattaagattgAAAGATCTTGATGATGCTAAACTTCTGATTGAGTGAATGTACTATACTATTGATTGTGAATGCGagttaaaagaagaaaaaaaacttttttaattttttaattcaatgcaATAAgcaaattgcaaaataaaatcaaGCAAACAGTCTTTCTACTTTTAAAATGTTCAACCAAGATATAAAAAAATAGACATTAAAAATTTCAATTAAAGCAATAAACATATATACTTTACACTGTTTCACATGTGAGAGTCAAATATGATCTTACCACAgtttctccagtttacagtgaggATCCTCCAGTACAGCAGAGAGAAGAGTCACTGAATCTCCTAGATTATTCCTGGACAGATTCAGATCTGTCAGGTGTTCTGGGTTTGATATCAGAGCTGAAGCCAAAGCAGCACAACCTTCACCTGTGAGACCACAATTATACAACCTGTAGAGAACAACGACACACTCTTCACTCTCTCACATCAGATTTGTTGCCTCACATTGGCTCGCTTCTGTACAAAAAAGCTGTGCATgaacaaaaaacataaacaaatcagCATTTACCATTGTCACAATAATTTTCACTCACGACGGAGGGATTCGCtcctgcaaatatgtctgataatctaataattgtttgcaaatatttgagaaatgtagtgAAATTACAGCCGCCTTTTTGTGGCCCTTCTTGGCTTCAATTGTTAACCATGTACAATTTACAGTTCAAAACACTATAATTGTGTCTACATTTCAACTGGAGATCAGTTTGTCCTGATCTATTTGACTTCATCTACCAGCCGTTGATCAATTATTAAAATGGAGTCAGTATTTAAGCAGAGCTGCAGAGACAGAAACACTCTGGTTAATTAGACATCCTGacagcagttttcttttgttctttgttttggaTTTACCCGCTCATGTACACTCgactttaattcattcattctgttgTGTTCATTCATAGTTCTGGTTCCACCAATGAAGACTTTTATTCACAGTTCTGCTTGTTCTGATTTAGTcatcattaaatattatatattatatattacatttattcaaatttaattGTTTATGAATTTACTAGGCATTGATAACCTAATAACAAATAGCAAATCAAACAtagcaaacaaaataaagaaaatactaAAATTCATAATGACTGTTAAGCTACTGTACGCACAGAAATCATGGGTTTAATGTTCACTACGTCAGAATTTATTCAGCAAATGATTATCCTTCAACCATTATTAAATCTGAGTCAAAAACCAACTTGAGTTAGTGTAAAAATATGATTGTATATCTGAATTTGACACTTCCATttccatttattaaaattttactctgaaaaattataattgtttatgaATTTACTTGACATTGATAACCTAATAACCTAACGTAAAATTAAACACGGCaaacaaaatgaaggaaaaaaaattcataaCAACTTGAGttagtgtaaaaaaaatcttttagacTTTGGTACATTCATCACCTGATTCTGGTGTGATACTTtcaatgtgcattaaaaaagggaTAAAATCAGAGCTAGTAATACTTACTGAACTGATCTGCATTCTCTAATCACGGGCAGCAGCTTCTTAAAAATTACCagtttttcagttttattgttttcagcaacaaattcattaatattaaacTCCTCCAGCTTCTTCTCTGATGTCAACAACACAAACGCTACAGCTGACCACTGAGATGAGGAGAGTTTGGCTTCATTTATTCCTCCAGATTTCAGATACTGCTGTATTTCCTCCACTAGTGAATGATCAcccagttcattcagacagtgaAACAGATTGATGGATTTCTCTGGAGAGTCGATGGTCCTGATCTTCTTCTTGATGTACTCGACTGTTTTATTATTCTTGATTGATCTTCTTTTTAGTTTCAGTGGTCTTTGTAGGAGAATCTGATGAGACTCCACTGACAGACCCAGAAGAAACCGCAGGAAAAGATCCAGATGTCCATTTTTACTCTGTAAAGTCTCAACTACAGCTCGCTGATGCAGCTCAGATAGTGCAACAGTTTTAAACATGAATTTAGTTTTGGACCACAAACTCTGTTTGGCAGCAAAGTTaaactgatttatacttttgttaATACAGGAGAGGTGCACATAAAGAGCCGCTAGATGTTCCTGAATGCTCAGATGAACAAAGCTGAAGACTTTCCCCTGATACAAGCCAAACTCCTCTCTGAAGATCTGAGTGCACAATCCTGAGTAAACTGAAGCTTCTGCCACATCAATGCCACACTCTCTCAGGTCTTCCTCATAGAAGATTATATTGCCTTTCATGAGCTGCTGAAAAGCCACTTTCCCCAGTTTGAGGATCATGTCTTCATCTGTCAGCTTCTCCTCATAGTCCTTCTGATGTTTGATGTTGGTCTGCAGGATCAggaagtgtgtgtacatctgagTGAGAGTCTTGGGAATCTCTGCAGTCTCTGCTTCACTCAACATCTTCTCCAGAACAGTGGCTGAGATCCAGCAGAacactgggatgtggcacatgatgTAGAGGCTCCTGGAGGACTTCAGGTGTGAGATGATTGTATTGGCCAGACTCTGATCACTGATTCTCTTGCTGAagtattcctccttctgagggtCATTGAAGCCTCGTACCTCTGTCACTCGATGGACACACTCAGAGGGGACGAGATCTGCTGCTGccggtctggaggtgatccagatgagagcagagggaagcagattCCCCACAATCAGGTTGGTCAGCAGCTCATCCACTGAGGCGGATTCACTGACGTCACACAACCTCACAGCGCTCTGAAAATCCAGAGACAGACGACACTcgtccagaccatcaaagatgaacagcACTTTATATTTGTCACTGGATATTTCCATTTCTTTAGTTTGAGGGAAAAAGAGCTGAAGAAGATCTGACAGACTGAGTGTTTTGTCCTTCATCAGATTGATCTCTCTGAAAGGAAGTGGAAATATGAGCTGGACGTCCTGATTCTCCTTCTCTTCAGCCCAGTCCAggatgaacttctgcacagagactgTTTTTCCGATGCCAGCGACTCCCTTCGTCAGCACAGTTCTGATGGCTTTGTCTTGTCCAGGTAAAGGTGTAAAGATGTCTCTGCATTTGATCGCTGTGTCCTCTGTTGTTGATCTCCTGGATTGTGTCTCAATCTGTCTCACCTCATGCTCATGACTGATCTCTCCACTCTTACTCTCTGTGATGTAGAGCTCTGTGTAGATCTCATTCAGGAGTGTTGGGTTTCCCTGCGCCGCTGTTCCCTCATACAGACACTCAAACTTCTTCAGCAGATTTGATCTAAACGTGTTGAATACTTGGGGGCTGTAAAAAGTTAACAAGTTATTAGGCAAAATATTATAACATCCTTTGTTAAAATGTTGTACTTGAAATTATCTCTCCtgatcaaatgaaaataaaaaaaacatcaatataaaaaaaatggaaaCTATATGAACACCATAATACAACTAATATTAACATTAGaagacaatataaaaaaaactcaaatatcttttgttagaaaaaaataaaatacctgAGATCATTTTGTGTTTCTCCACTCTTATAACGTATTGGAGGATCCAAAGGCAAATCACTGTTCATGGACATACAGCTGGGCTCTGGCTCTGATCTCTCCTGATGAACTGAACTATAACAAAAGACAGAATGTAGTTTGAGTTAAGttctgtttttaaaactatttttgcattaaagtgcactttttttattttcttatactgtGTTGACAAAACTGTGAACTGAACTAAGTActattagataaataaatttGATCAATTTTCATATattctatttatttctttttatatatgtaCACTTTAAAAGCAACCAAATGTTAATGTTATAAATGTATGTGCTT is part of the Danio rerio strain Tuebingen ecotype United States chromosome 15, GRCz12tu, whole genome shotgun sequence genome and encodes:
- the nlrc8 gene encoding NACHT, LRR and PYD domains-containing protein 3 isoform X1 yields the protein MGSMNHPKHFKSGETQNDLGSAHQKRSDPEPSCVSMKSDWSMNHPIKFKSGDTKNDLSSVQKRSDPEPSCVSMKSDWSMDPPMQFKSKDTPPDLSSVHQERSEPEPSCMSMNSDLPLDPPIRYKSGETQNDLSPQVFNTFRSNLLKKFECLYEGTAAQGNPTLLNEIYTELYITESKSGEISHEHEVRQIETQSRRSTTEDTAIKCRDIFTPLPGQDKAIRTVLTKGVAGIGKTVSVQKFILDWAEEKENQDVQLIFPLPFREINLMKDKTLSLSDLLQLFFPQTKEMEISSDKYKVLFIFDGLDECRLSLDFQSAVRLCDVSESASVDELLTNLIVGNLLPSALIWITSRPAAADLVPSECVHRVTEVRGFNDPQKEEYFSKRISDQSLANTIISHLKSSRSLYIMCHIPVFCWISATVLEKMLSEAETAEIPKTLTQMYTHFLILQTNIKHQKDYEEKLTDEDMILKLGKVAFQQLMKGNIIFYEEDLRECGIDVAEASVYSGLCTQIFREEFGLYQGKVFSFVHLSIQEHLAALYVHLSCINKSINQFNFAAKQSLWSKTKFMFKTVALSELHQRAVVETLQSKNGHLDLFLRFLLGLSVESHQILLQRPLKLKRRSIKNNKTVEYIKKKIRTIDSPEKSINLFHCLNELGDHSLVEEIQQYLKSGGINEAKLSSSQWSAVAFVLLTSEKKLEEFNINEFVAENNKTEKLVIFKKLLPVIRECRSVQLYNCGLTGEGCAALASALISNPEHLTDLNLSRNNLGDSVTLLSAVLEDPHCKLEKLWLSYCGVTDEGCAALVSALRSNPEHLRELNLSGNNLGDSVTLLSAVLEDPHCKLEKLRLYYCGLTDEGCAALASALRSNPEHLRDLDLSWNKLGDSVTLLSAVLEDPRCKLEKLELYNCGLTDEGCAALASALRSNPEHLRDLNLSGNKLGDSVTLLSAVLEDPRCKLEKLWLSDCGLTDEGCAALASALRSNPEHLTELDLSWNNLSKSTVRLFSDLKDNPHNKLKTLHI
- the nlrc8 gene encoding NACHT, LRR and PYD domains-containing protein 3 isoform X2 — translated: MGSMNHPKHFKSGETQNDLGSAHQKRSDPEPSCVSMKSDWSMNHPIKFKSGDTKNDLSSVQKRSDPEPSCVSMKSDWSMDPPMQFKSKDTPPDLSSVHQERSEPEPSCMSMNSDLPLDPPIRYKSGETQNDLSPQVFNTFRSNLLKKFECLYEGTAAQGNPTLLNEIYTELYITESKSGEISHEHEVRQIETQSRRSTTEDTAIKCRDIFTPLPGQDKAIRTVLTKGVAGIGKTVSVQKFILDWAEEKENQDVQLIFPLPFREINLMKDKTLSLSDLLQLFFPQTKEMEISSDKYKVLFIFDGLDECRLSLDFQSAVRLCDVSESASVDELLTNLIVGNLLPSALIWITSRPAAADLVPSECVHRVTEVRGFNDPQKEEYFSKRISDQSLANTIISHLKSSRSLYIMCHIPVFCWISATVLEKMLSEAETAEIPKTLTQMYTHFLILQTNIKHQKDYEEKLTDEDMILKLGKVAFQQLMKGNIIFYEEDLRECGIDVAEASVYSGLCTQIFREEFGLYQGKVFSFVHLSIQEHLAALYVHLSCINKSINQFNFAAKQSLWSKTKFMFKTVALSELHQRAVVETLQSKNGHLDLFLRFLLGLSVESHQILLQRPLKLKRRSIKNNKTVEYIKKKIRTIDSPEKSINLFHCLNELGDHSLVEEIQQYLKSGGINEAKLSSSQWSAVAFVLLTSEKKLEEFNINEFVAENNKTEKLVIFKKLLPVIRECRSVQLYNCGLTGEGCAALASALISNPEHLTDLNLSRNNLGDSVTLLSAVLEDPHCKLEKLWLYYCGLTDEGCAALASALRSNPEHLRDLDLSWNKLGDSVTLLSAVLEDPRCKLEKLELYNCGLTDEGCAALASALRSNPEHLRDLNLSGNKLGDSVTLLSAVLEDPRCKLEKLWLSDCGLTDEGCAALASALRSNPEHLTELDLSWNNLSKSTVRLFSDLKDNPHNKLKTLHI
- the nlrc8 gene encoding NACHT, LRR and PYD domains-containing protein 3 isoform X3, producing the protein MGSMNHPKHFKSGETQNDLGSAHQKRSDPEPSCVSMKSDWSMNHPIKFKSGDTKNDLSSVQKRSDPEPSCVSMKSDWSMDPPMQFKSKDTPPDLSSVHQERSEPEPSCMSMNSDLPLDPPIRYKSGETQNDLSPQVFNTFRSNLLKKFECLYEGTAAQGNPTLLNEIYTELYITESKSGEISHEHEVRQIETQSRRSTTEDTAIKCRDIFTPLPGQDKAIRTVLTKGVAGIGKTVSVQKFILDWAEEKENQDVQLIFPLPFREINLMKDKTLSLSDLLQLFFPQTKEMEISSDKYKVLFIFDGLDECRLSLDFQSAVRLCDVSESASVDELLTNLIVGNLLPSALIWITSRPAAADLVPSECVHRVTEVRGFNDPQKEEYFSKRISDQSLANTIISHLKSSRSLYIMCHIPVFCWISATVLEKMLSEAETAEIPKTLTQMYTHFLILQTNIKHQKDYEEKLTDEDMILKLGKVAFQQLMKGNIIFYEEDLRECGIDVAEASVYSGLCTQIFREEFGLYQGKVFSFVHLSIQEHLAALYVHLSCINKSINQFNFAAKQSLWSKTKFMFKTVALSELHQRAVVETLQSKNGHLDLFLRFLLGLSVESHQILLQRPLKLKRRSIKNNKTVEYIKKKIRTIDSPEKSINLFHCLNELGDHSLVEEIQQYLKSGGINEAKLSSSQWSAVAFVLLTSEKKLEEFNINEFVAENNKTEKLVIFKKLLPVIRECRSVQLYNCGLTGEGCAALASALISNPEHLTDLNLSRNNLGDSVTLLSAVLEDPHCKLEKLWLSDCGLTDEGCAALASALRSNPEHLTELDLSWNNLSKSTVRLFSDLKDNPHNKLKTLHI